Genomic segment of Deinococcus aestuarii:
AGCGTGGCCATACGGACCTCGGAAGGCCGGGGGGCGCTCAGAGAATGCTGGCGACACTCTGGGCAGCGTCGCGGGCTTCCATGTGCAGCAGGCCCAGGTTGACGCCGGTCGGCGCCACGACGGCGAGCACGCCCTTGTTCCCGGCGGCGTAGATGTACACCTGGCCTTGGGCCCCGCCCACGCTCATGTCGGTGAGCTGACCCGAGCCCAGGGTGTCGTTGATGCGCTTGCCCAGCCCCAGCGCGGTGGCGGCCATCGCCGCGACGCGGTTGGCGTCGGTGCCTTCCCCCATCGCCTGGGCGATGGGCAGGCCGTCCACGGTGGCGACCAGCGCGCCGCGCAACTCGGGCATGGCGCCGCGCAGGCTCGTGAGGGTCGAGGTGAGGAGTTCTTGCTTGCTGAGGGTCGCGGTCATGGTGAAATCCTTTCGGGGAGGTGGGGGCTCCCGGTCACGAGGGGGCGAAAGACGGGGCGAGCGGAGCGAGTTGCAGTTCGAGCAGGCTGGCGAGCAGCAGG
This window contains:
- a CDS encoding roadblock/LC7 domain-containing protein; amino-acid sequence: MTATLSKQELLTSTLTSLRGAMPELRGALVATVDGLPIAQAMGEGTDANRVAAMAATALGLGKRINDTLGSGQLTDMSVGGAQGQVYIYAAGNKGVLAVVAPTGVNLGLLHMEARDAAQSVASIL